One genomic window of Hyperolius riggenbachi isolate aHypRig1 chromosome 7, aHypRig1.pri, whole genome shotgun sequence includes the following:
- the PJVK gene encoding pejvakin encodes MFSAATKNFVKQVGDGGRLIPVPSLSEADKYQPLSLVIRKKRCFLSRKRKFISTPFTLKDILDGEKEISAGVSSYQLLNYEDKSDVSLDRRHGNQVMNDVGVNVYGSDSLAVKASFGIVTKHEVEVPTLLKELTMRTIDLDHCLVRQARESGKEVLSVVMESIRTTRQCSLSVHAGMRGETMRFQLIDDKNHKGRDKAIVFPAHTTIAFSIFDLYIHLDGHFELCVSSASRGGFEKERTRSFSLNTLRNHLYRKTGILFTGKRTMDIIANSDSYYEDIFSDYYDKAASMTDISTTFMREGAHTRVNLLNNNIPKGPCAMCGMGSAKRETVYGCFECSFNGQKYVRLHAVPCFDLWHKRLK; translated from the exons ATGTTTTCTGCTGCCACAAAAAACTTTGTGAAACAAGTGGGAGATGGAGGGAGGCTGATTCCTGTCCCCAGCCTCAGTGAAGCAGACAAGTACCAGCCACTAAGCCTGGTCATTAGGAAGAAACGCTGCTTCCTTTCTAGAAAGAGGAAATTTATATCCACACCATTTACACTGAAGGATATTCTTGATGGAGAAAAGGAAATCTCTGCAG GTGTAAGTTCCTACCAGCTGCTGAACTATGAGGATAAATCTGATGTTTCCTTGGATAGAAGACATGGCAATCAGGTCATGAACGATGTCGGTGTAAATGTCTATGGTTCAGACTCTCTGGCTGTTAAAGCATCATTTGGCATTGTAACTAAACATGAAGTCGAAGTCCCAACACTGCTTAAAGAACTTACTATGAG AACGATTGACTTAGATCACTGTTTAGTTCGTCAGGCAAGAGAAAGCGGAAAGGAAGTTCTGTCTGTGGTTATGGAGAGTATCCGCACTACACGCCAGTGCTCTCTCTCTGTCCATGCTGGCATGCGCGGAGAAACTATGAGG TTTCAACTAATTGATGACAAAAACCACAAAGGGCGTGACAAAGCAATTGTGTTCCCAGCCCACACAACCATTGCATTCAGCATTTTTGATCTTTACATACATCTggatggccactttg AACTCTGTGTATCAAGTGCCTCAAGAGGAGGATTTGAGAAGGAACGCACAAGGTCATTCTCACTGAATACGCTGAGGAATCATTTGTACCGAAAAACAGGCATCTTATTTACAG GAAAAAGAACAATGGATATCATAGCTAACTCGGATTCCTACTATGAGGACATATTTTCCGATTACTACGACAAAGCAGCCAGCATGACTGATATCTCCACCACGTTTATGAGGGAAGGCGCTCACACTCGTGTCAACCTGCTGAACAACAATATCCCCAAGGGACCTTGCGCTATGTGCGGGATGGGCAGCGCCAAAAGAGAAACAGTGTACGGCTGCTTCGAGTGCTCTTTTAACGGCCAGAAGTATGTGAGGTTGCACGCCGTTCCCTGCTTTGACCTCTGGCATAAAAGACTCAAGTGA